TAGTTCACCGCGCGCGCCAGCGCGACCGCCTGCTCGCCCATCGCCTTGCGCGTGGCGGCGTCGAGGAAGGGGCTCGGCGCCTCTTCGATGACCTTCTGGTGGCGGCGCTGGATGGAGCACTCGCGCTCGTGCAGGTACACCACGTTGCCGTGGGCGTCGCCCAGCACCTGGATCTCGATGTGGCGCGGCTCGACGACGAACTTCTCGATGAACACGCGATCGTCGCCGAAGCTGTTGCGCGCCTCATTGACGCAGGAGGCGAAGCCTTCGTGCGCTTCCTTGTCGTCGTGGGCCACGCGCAGGCCCTTGCCGCCGCCGCCGGCCGACGCCTTGATCATGACCGGGTAGCCGATCTTCCTCGCGATCTCGACCGCCTCGTCCGGGCCGGAGATGGCGTCGTTGTAGCCGGGAATGGTGTTGACGCCGGCTCCCATCGCCAGCTTCTTCGACTCGATCTTGTCGCCCATCTTGCCGACCGAGTAATGCTTGGGGCCGATGAAGACGATGCCTTCCTCTTCCAGCCGGCGCGAGAACTCTTCGTTCTCGGACAGGAAGCCGTAGCCCGGGTGCACCGCTTCGGCACCGGTCTCCTTGCAGGCGGCGATGATCTTGTCCATCACCAGGTAGGATTCCTTGGACGGCGCCGCGCCGATGCACACCGCCTCGTCGGCGAGGTCGACGTGCAGCGCGTCCTTGTCCGCCACCGAATACACGGCGACCGTCTTGATGCCCATCCTGCGGGCGGTCTTGATGACGCGGCAGGCGATTTCACCGCGGTTTGCAATCAGTATCTTTTTAAACATTCGTGGTCTCCGCGGTGAAATCGCGGCGCGCTGCGCGCGCCAGGCGATGTGACTGCGTCGCTGCGCCGCTTTGCGGCTGGTCACCGCGGTTTGCAATCAGTATCTTCTTGAACATGAGTAGGTAGCCTCGTGCGGCGATCAGAGCGGGATGTTGCCGTGCTTGCGCCACGGATTCTCGAGTTTCTTGTCGCGCAGCATGGCCAGCGAGCGGCACACGCGCTTGCGGGTGTTGTTCGGCATGATCACGTCGTCGATGAAGCCGCGGTGCGCCGCCACGAACGGGTTGGCGAAGCGCTCCTTGTATTCGGCCTCGCGGCGGGCGAGCTTCTCGGGGTCGTTCTTTTCCTCGCGGAAGATGATCTCCACCGCGCCCTTCGGACCCATCACCGCGATCTCGGCGCTCGGCCAGGCGAAGTTGACGTCGCCGCGCAGGTGCTTGGACGACATCACGTCGTAGGCGCCGCCGTAAGCCTTGCGGGTGATGATGGTGACCTTGGGCACCGTGCATTCGGCATAGGCGTAGAGCAGCTTGGCGCCGTGCTTGATGATGCCGCCGTATTCCTGCGCGGTGCCCGGCATGAAGCCCGGCACGTCCACCAGCGTCACCACCGGGATGTTGAAGGCGTCGCAGAAGCGCACGAAGCGCGCGGCCTTGATCGAACTCTTGATGTCCAGGCAGCCGGCCAGCACCAGCGGCTGGTTGGCGACGATGCCCACGGGCGAGCCTTCCATGCGCGCGAAGCCGATGATGATGTTCCTGGCGTAGTCGGGCTGCAGCTCGAAGAAATCGCCATCGTCGACCATCTTCACGATCAGCTCCTTCATGTCGTAGGGCTGATTCGGGTTGTCGGGCACCAGCGTGTCGAGCGACATCTCGAGGCGGTCGGCCGGGTCGTAGGACGGCATGACCGGCGGCTTCTCGCGGTTGTTGGACGGCAGGAAGCCCACCAGGCGGCGCGTCATCATCAGCGCCTCGACGTCGTTCTCGAAGGCGAGGTCGGCGACGCCGGACTTGGTGTTGTGGGTGATCGCGCCGCCCAGTTCCTCGGCGGTGACTTCCTCGTGGGTCACGGTCTTCACTACTTCCGGACCGGTCACGAACATGTAGGACGAATCCTTCACCATGAAGATGAAGTCGGTCATCGCCGGGCTATACACCGCGCCGCCGGCGCAGGGGCCCATGATCAGCGAGATCTGCGGCACCACCCCCGAGGCCAGGACGTTGCGCTGGAACACGTCGGCGTAGCCGCCGAGCGAATCCACGCCTTCCTGGATGCGCGCGCCGCCCGAGTCGTTCAGCCCGATCACCGGCGCGCCGACCTTCATCGCGTGGTCCATGACCTTGCAGATCTTCTCGGCGTGCGTTTCGGACAGCGAGCCGCCGAACACGGTGAAGTCCTGCGAGAACACGAACACCAGGCGGCCGTTGACCGTGCCGTAGCCGGTGACGACGCCATCGCCCGGCACGTGCTCGGCCTCCATGCCGAAGTCGGTGCAGCGGTGCTCCTTGAACATGTCCCATTCCTCGAAGCTGTCGTCGTCGAGGAACAGTTCGATGCGTTCGCGCGCGGTCAGCTTGCCCTTGACGTGCTGCGTGTCGATACGCTTCTGGCCGCCGCCGAGGCGGGCCTGGGCGCGCTTTTCGTCCAGCCGACGAATGATTTCGTGCATTGTTTGACCTCCTATCGGATTTTTCTGAGTGCCCCGCCCGGCGGCGGGGACGTTCGTCGTTTCGCGTCGCTTCTTTCCCTGCCCGGCTTCAGCCCAGATGGCCGAGCAGGCGCTGGGCCGCGGCCGCGGGCGTGGTCGCCCCCGCTTCCACCGCGCGCGCCAGCGAGGGCAGTTCGTCCTTCACCCGGGGATGGCCGCGGAAGCGGCTGCGCAGCCCGGCATCGATCAGGTCCCACATCCATGCGAGGGCCTGGTGGCGCCGCTTCGCGTCGAATTCGCCGGACTTCACGAGGGCGGCGCGATAGCCGGCGACTTCCTTCCAGAAGTCGGCGATGCCCTGCTTCTGCAGCGCCGACAGCGTCAGTACCGGCACCGTCCAGTTCGGGCTGGCCGGGCGCAGCATGTGCAGCGCGGTCTTCATCTGCGCCTGGGCGCGGGTGGCGGCCATCGGGTCGATGTCGGCCTTGTTGACGACGATCAGGTCGGCAAGCTCCATGATCCCCTTCTTGATCGCCTGCAGGTCGTCGCCGGCATTGGGCAGTTGCAGCAGGCAGAAGATGTCGGTCATGCCGGCCACCGCGGTCTCCGACTGGCCGACGCCCACGGTCTCGACGATGATCACGTCGAAGCCGGCGGCCTCGCACACCAGCATCGTCTCGCGCGTCTTTTCCGCGACGCCGCCCAGGCTGCCGGCCGACGGGCTGGGGCGGATGAAGGCGGCGGGGTTCTGGCTCAGCAGTTCCATGCGCGTCTTGTCGCCGAGGATGGAGCCGCCCGTCAGCGACGAGGACGGATCGACCGCGAGCACCGCGACCCGCATGCCCTGCCCGATCAGGTACAGGCCGAGCGCCTCGATGAAGGTCGACTTGCCCACCCCCGGCACGCCGGAGATGCCGACCCGCATCGCGCCGCCGGTATGCGGCAGCAGCGCCTCGAGCACCTGGCGCGCACGCGCCTTGTGGTCCTCCCGCTGCGACTCGATGAGCGTGATCGTCTTCGCCAGCGGCCGCAGCCGGCGCGCCAGCACGCCGTCGACCAGCGCGCGGTCGGCATCGGTCAGCGGCGCCGCATGCGCCAGCGGGTTTTCGGGCATGTTCATCGTCATCGGGTCGGGGACTGGAGAACGCGGGGCCGGTGCACACCGCGGCGCGGGCTGGGGCATCGCGCCCGCGACCTGCGCCGCGGCCGCGGTCATGCGGCGCGCGCGGCGCGGATCTGCCTGAGCACCTCGCGGGCCGACTTCGGGATCGGCGTGCCCGGACCGAAGATGCCCTTGGCGCCGGCGGCATACAGGGCGTCGTAGTCCTGCGCCGGGATCACGCCGCCGACGAAGACGATGATGTCGTCCGCACCCTGCTCCTTCAGCGACTTGATGATCGCCGGCACCAGCGTCTTGTGGCCGGCGGCGAGGCTGGAGCAGCCCACCGCGTGCACGTCGTTCTCGACCGCGTGGCGGGCGGCCTCTTCCGGGGTCTGGAAGAGCGGGCCGATGTCGATGTCGAAGCCGAGGTCGGCGAAGGCCGAGGCCACCACCTTGGCGCCGCGGTCGTGGCCGTCCTGGCCGAGCTTGGCGATCATGATGCGCGGGCGGCGGCCTTCCTCGGCGACGAAGGCTTCGATCTCGGCCTTCAGCGCATTCCAGTCCGCATCCTCGTCGACGACGCCGCCATACACGCCGGACACGGCCTGCGGATTGGCGCGATAGCGGCCGAAGACGATCTCCAGCGCATCGGAGATCTCGCCGACGGTGGCGCGCAGGCGCACCGCCCTGATGGCGAGGTCGAGCAGGTTGCCTTCGCCGCCGCGCGCGCATGCGGTGAGCGCGGCCAGCGCGGCGTCGACGTCGGCCTGGTCGCGGGTGGCGCGGATGCGCGCCAGACGCTCGATCTGGGCCTCGCGCACGACGTGGTTGTCGATGTCGAGGATGTCGATCGGGTCTTCCTTGGCGAGCCTGTACTTGTTGACGCCGACGATGACGTCCTTGCCGGAATCGATGCGCGCCTGCTTCTCGGCGGCGCATTCCTCGACCTTCATCTTGGCCCAGCCGGATTCGACGGCGCGGGTCATGCCGCCCATGGCCTCGATCTCCTCGATCAGCGCCCATGCCTTGTCGGCCATGTCCTGGGTGAGCTTTTCCATCAGGTAGGAGCCGGCCCACGGGTCGACGACGCTGCAGATGTGGGTCTCTTCCTGGATGATGATCTGCGTGTTGCGCGCGACGCGGGCGGAGAACTCGGTCGGCAGCGCGATGGCCTCGTCGAGCGCGTTGGTGTGCAGCGACTGGGTGCCGCCGAACACCGCGGCCATCGCCTCGATGGTGGTGCGCACCACGTTGTTGTACGGGTCCTGCTCGGTGAGCGACCAGCCGGAGGTCTGCGAATGCGTGCGCAGCATCATCGACTTGGCGCTCTTCGGGTCGAACTGCTTCATGATCCGCCACCACAGCAGGCGCCCGGCCCGCATCTTGGCGATCTCGAGATAGAAGTTCATGCCCACCGCCCAGAAGAAGGACAGGCGGCCGGCGAAGGTGTCGACGTCCATGCCGCTGGCGATGCCGGTGCGCACGTACTCCAGGCCGTCGGCGAGCGTGAAGGCGAGTTCGATCGCCTGGTTCGCGCCCGCTTCCTGGATGTGGTAGCCCGAGATCGAGATGCTGTTGAACTTGGGCATGTTGGCCGACGTGTACTGGAAGATGTCGGCGATGATCTTCATCGACGGCGTCGGCGGGTAGATGTAGGTGTTGCGGACCATGAACTCCTTGAGGATGTCGTTCTGGATGGTCCCCGAGAGCTGCTCCTGCTTCACGCCCTGCTCTTCGGCGGCGACGATATAGCCGGCGAGGATGGGCAGCACCGCGCCGTTCATCGTCATCGACACCGAGATCCTGTCGAGCGGAATGCCGTCGAACAGGATCTTCATGTCCTCCACCGAGTCGATCGCCACGCCGGCCTTGCCGACGTCGCCCAGCACGCGGGGATTGTCGGAGTCGTAGCCGCGGTGGGTGGCGAGGTCGAACGCCACCGACACACCCTGGCCGCCGGCGGCGAGCGCCTTGCGGTAGAAGGCGTTGGATTCCTCGGCGGTGGAGAAGCCGGCGTACTGGCGGATGGTCCACGGCTTCACCGCGTACATGGTGGGCTGGGGGCCGCGCAGGAACGGCTCGAAGCCGGGCAGCGTGTCGGCGTGCTTGAGCCCTTCCAGGTCGGCCGCGGTATACAGCGGCTTGACCGTCAGCCCTTCGGGCGTGGTCCAGTTCAGCTTGTCCAGATCGCCGCCCGGCGCCTGCCTGGCGGCGGCTTTCTTCCATGCCTCCAGATCCGGCTGCGGATAGACGGGCTCGTTCGCGTTCGACATGACTGATCCTCTCTGGCCATCGCGCCGCAGATGCGGCGTTGATATAGGGCGATGCACTGATCGATTGAAATTCGCAACGCGGCGACATGCCGTCCGTGGCCGATGCCACGGACGGCCGCCGACGCCCCTTCGGCGACGCGGCCCCTCTCATGCTTGCCGGGCGCTGCCCGACACCTCCCATGCCACGCCGCACGAAGGAAGTTGACTTGTACTACGGACGAAATAATACTTTATCCATAATTATGAATGCAACGACCCTGGGAGACTGCCTCACCGCCGCCGCCGTCACGCCGCGGATACGTCTCCCGCAACGCCACCAGCCAATCTCATGAGCGCCTCACGCATTGCCCCGCTCGCGCTGTACCAGGAAGTCGCCGAACGCCTGCGCGAACGCATCTTCTCGCACGAACTGCAGCCCGGCACCTGGGTCGACGAGCAGGCTCTGGCCGAGCAGTACGGCATCTCGCGCACGCCGCTGCGCGAGGCCCTGAAGGTGCTGGCCGCGGAGGGGCTCGTCACGCTCAAGCCGCGGCGCGGCTGCTACGTCACCGAGATTTCCGACCGCGACCTCGACGAGATCTTCACCGTGATGGCGATGCTCGAGGGCGAGTGCGCACGGGCCTGCGCCGGCCGCGCGGGCGAATCCGACCTCTCGCGGCTGAAGTCCATCCATACCGATCTCGAACGCGCGGCCGGCAAGCAGGACATCGATCGCTTCTTCGAGGCCAACCAGGCTTTCCACCAGGCGATCCAGCAGATCGCCGACAACCGCTGGCTGCTGCAGGTGATCGAGGATCTGCGCAAGGTGATCAAGCTGTCGCGCCACCATTCGCTGTTCTCGGAAGGCCGCCTGGAACAGGCGCTGGCCGAGCACCGCGCGATCCTCGACGCGCTGCTCGAACGCGACACCGGCGCCGCCGAGGCGCGCATGCGCGAGCACATCCGCAGCGGCCGCACGGCGCTGGAGCGCATCGCGCGGGCAAAGAGCAAGGTGGCCTGACCGGCGGCGCCCGGCGCGGGCGTCAGCCCTCGCCGGAGCCGTCGCGCGTGACCAGCACTTGGTCGATGCGATAGTTGTCGATGTCGACCACCTCGAAGGTATAGCCGCCGTAGTTCACCGAATCGGTACGGCGCGGCACCTTGCGCAGCGTGTACATCAGGAAGCCGGCGATGGTCTCGTAGTTGTCGAAGCCCTCGAACTGGGCGATGTCCAGCGCCGCCATCACGTCCTCGATCGGGGTCGCGCCGTCGATCAGCCACGAGTTGTCGTCGCGGCGCACGATCATGTCCTCCTGGAAGGGGCTGACGAGTTCGCCCATCACCGTGCTCATGACGTCCTGCAGCGTCAGCAGGCCGACGACGAGCGCGTATTCGTTGACCACCAGCGCGAAGTCCTCCTTCGCATCGCGGAAGCGCTCCAGCGCCTCGAACAGGCTCAGCGAATCGGGCAGCACCAGCACGTTGCGCACGATGGGCGCGTTGCGCAGCGACAGTGGCTGGCCGTCGAGGATGCGCGGCAGGATGTCCTTCCAGTCCACGTAGCCGATCACGTTGTCGATCGCGTCCTTGCACACCGGGAACTTGCCGTGCGGGCTGGCGGCGATCTTGTTGCGGATGCTTTCCTCGGACTCGGCCAGGGTCAGGAACACGATGCTGTCGCGCGCGGTCATCGCCGACGGCACGATGCGCGTATCGAGTTCGAACACGTTGCTGATCAACTGCTGCTCCTGGCGCAGCAGCACGCCGGCCTGCGCGCCGGCATCGGCCATCGCGACGATGTCGCCGGCGGTGATGTCCTCGGGCCGCGCGCTGGGCAGCTTGAAGAAGCGCAGCAGGCGGTCCGCGATGCCGTCGAACATCCAGACCAGCGGCGCGAACAGCCACATGCACAACTGGATCGGCTGCACCACGGCCATCGCCACCGCCTCGGGCCGCACCATGGCGATGCGCTTGGGCATCACGTCGGCGAACAGCACGAACAGCGAGGTCACGAAGCCGAAGGCGATCAGGAAGCCGATGGTGTCGAGATGGACGCCGTCGTACAACGGGCGCAGCAGGTCGGCGACCTGCGGCGACAGCGCCTGCTCGCCGACGATGCCGCCCAGGATGGCGATCGCGTTGAGGGCGATCTGCACCACGGTGAAGAAGTGCCCCGGATTCTGCTGCAGCGCGAGCACGCGCGCCGCCGGCTCCCTGCCCTCGTCGGCGAGCTGGCGCAGCTTGATCTTGCGCGAGGCGGCCAACGAGATCTCGGCCAGGGAGAAAAACGCGCTGACGGCGATCAGCAGCGCGATGGCGAACAACTGGTTGAGCAGCACGGCGACTCCTGCGGGAACGGCCCCACGCGCGGGATGCCGCGGGGGCGCCGGCACGAGTCTATCACCTCGCCATCCGGCGCCGGCCGCCGCCTGGTGCGGCGCAGCAAGCGGCGGCCTTCAGTCTCCGGGGCGCGTCATGTCCGCCGGCACCACCCAGCTCGCATACTGCTCCTCGCTCACGAAGCCGCTCGCCAGCGCCGCTGCACGCAGGCTCAGGCCCTCGTGCAGCGCCTTCTTCGCGATCTGCGCGGCGCGGTCGTAGCCGATGTGGCGGTTGAGCGCGGTGACCAGCATCAGGTTGGCGTCCAGGTGTTCGCGGATGCGTTCGGGATCGGGCTCGATGCCGCGTGCGCAATGCGCGTCGAAGGCCGCGCAGGCGTCGGCCAGCAGGTCGATGCTCTCGAGCACGTTGTGCGCCATGACCGGCTTGTACACGTTGAGCTGGAAATTGCCCTGGCTGCCGGCGAAGGCGACCGTGGCGTCGTTGCCGAACACCTGCGCGCAGACCATGGTGAGCGCCTCGCACTGGGTCGGATTCACCTTGCCCGGCATGATGGACGAACCGGGCTCGTTCTCCGGGATGCGCAGTTCGCCGATGCCGCAGCGCGGCCCGCTGGCGAGCCAGCGCACGTCGTTGGCCGTCTTCATCAGCCCGCCGGCGAGCGTGCGCAGCGCGGCCGAAACCTGCACCAGCGCGTCGTGCGCGGCCAGCGCGAAGAACTTGTCCGGCGCGCTGCGCAGCGGCAGGCCCGTCAGCAGGCCGAGGATCTCGGCGGCGCGGGCGCCGAAGCGCGGATGTGCGTTGAGCCCGGTGCCCACCGCCGTGCCGCCGATCGCCAGGTCGTGCAGGCCGGGCAGCGCCGCGCGCACGGCGCCGAGGCCGAAGTCGATCTGCGCCACCCAGGCGCCGATCTCCTGCCCCAGCGTCACCGGCGTGGCGTCCTGCAGATGGGTGCGGCCGGTCTTCACCACGTCGGCGAAGGCGGCCGCCTTTGCCGCCAGCGTGTCGCGCAGGCGGCCGACCTCGGGAAACAGCCGCAGCTCCAGTTCGCCGAGGATCGCCACGTGCATCGCGGTCGGGAAGGTGTCGTTCGACGACTGGCCGCGATTGACGTGGTCGTTCGGATGCACCGGCGACCTGCCGCCGAGCGGCGCGCCGGCCATCTCGTTGGCACGGTTGGCGATCACCTCGTTGGCATTCATGTTGGACTGCGTGCCCGAGCCGGTCTGGAACACCACCAGCGGGAAATGCGCATCCAGCGCGCCGGCGATCACCTCGTCGGCGGCATGCACGATCAGCGCGGCCAGTTCGGGGGGAAGCTCGCCGAGTTCAGCATTGGCCTGGGCCGCGGCCTTCTTCAGCAGGCCCAGCGCGCGGATCATCGGCCGCCCCCAGCGAAAGCGCGCGACGCCGATCGGAAAGTGGTGCAGCGAGCGCTGCGTCTGCGCGCCCCAGTAGCGATCGGCCGCCACCTCGACCGGGCCCATGGAATCGTGTTCGATACGGATCGATGCCTGCATGAAGGTCTCCCGGCGGATGCGTGACGCCCGGTAGACGCCTCCCGGCACAACAGATTCCCCACAAGACAAGACCCCGCCGCGGCCTGCGCCGGGCGGGGTCGGAGGTCGTTTCCGCGGACGCCGTCCGGCGTCCGCGGACGGCGGCATCAGTGCGTCGAGGCGGTCGCGGCGCCGACGCCGGTCTGCGCACGCACGTACTGGTCTTCGAAGGCTTCGCGCTCGTCGCCGGCCGCCTTGCTGCCGTCGGTCACCGAGAACAGCCAGATGGCGAAGAAGGCGATCGGCATCGAGAACAGCGCCGGCTGGGTGTAGGGGAAGATCGGCGAGGCGAAGCCCAGCACGTCGACCCACACCGACTTCGACAGCACGACGAAAGCCACTGCGCTGAACAGGCCGAGATAGCCGCCCACCAGCGCGCCGCGGGTGGTCAGCCCCTTCCAGTACATCGACAGGATCAGCACCGGGAAGTTGGCCGAGGCGGCGACGCCGAAGGCCAGCGCCACCATGAAGGCGACGTTCATCTTCTCGAACACCATGCCGAGCAGCACCGCGACGATGCCCAGGCCGATGGTGGCGATCTTGGACACCTTCAGCTCGGTGGTCTCCGAGGCCCTGCCCTTCATGATGACGCGGGCGTAGATGTCGTGCGAGATCGCCGACGCGCCGGCGAGCGCCAGGCCGGCCACCACCGCGAGGATGGTGGCGAAGGCCACCGCCGACAGGAAGCCGAGCAGCAGGTTGCCGCCGACCGCGTGCGCCAGGTGCATGGCCACCATGTTGCCGCCGCCGACGATCTTTCCGCCGATCGAGCCGCCTTCGAAGTACTGCGGGTTCTGGCCGACGATGATGATCGCCGCCACGCCCATGATGGCAATGACGTTGAAGAAGTAGGCGACGATGCCGGAGGCGTAGAGCACCGACTTGCGCGCTTCCTTGGCGTCGGTCACGGTGAAGAAGCGCATCAGGATGTGCGGCAGGCCGGCGGTGCCGAACATCAGCCCGAGGCCGAGCGAGATCGCGGTGACCGGATCGGCCAGCAGGCTGCCCGGGTTCAGCAGATTGGCGCCCAGCTTGTGCACGTCCATCGCGCGGCTGGTCAGCTCGTCGAAGCTGAAGCCGAACTGGCTGAAGGCCAGCAGCATCACCGCGGTGCCCCCCAGGAGCAGCATGCACGCCTTGATGATCTGCACCCAGGTCGTCGCGACCATGCCGCCGAAGGTCACGTAGATCATCATCAGCGCACCGACCACGACCAGCGCAATGTTGTAGTCGAGGCCGAACAGCAGCTTGATGAGCTGGCCGGCGCCGACCATCTGCGCGACGAGGTAGAAGCACACCACGGTCAGCGAACTCACCGCCGCCATCGTGCGCACCTTGCCCTGGTCGAGGCGGTAGGCGGTGATGTCGGCGAAGGTGAACTTGCCGAGGTTGCGCAGGCGCTCGGCCATCAGGAACAGGATGATGGGCCAGCCGACGAAGAAGGCGATCATGTAAATGTAGGCATCCACGCCCTGCGCGAACATCATCGCGGTGAGGCCCAGCAGCGTGGCCGCGGACATGTAGTCGCCAGCGATCGCCAGGCCGTTCTGGAAACCGGTGATGCCGCCGCCGGCGGTGTAGAAGTCCGACGTGGACTTGGTGCGGCTGGCCGCCCAGTAGGTGATGCCCAGGGTCATCAGCACGAACACGAAGAACATGCCGATGGCGTGGAGATTGAGCGGCTGCTTCTGCGCAGCCTCCATGGCCGGCCCGGCGGCAAGCAAAGGTACCGAGGCCGACAGTCCGGCGAGGCCCGCACCGGCGCGGGAGAGCAGGCTGGCGCGCATCATTTGTCCTCCTTCCAGGCGGCGTGCACGATCTCCTTGTTGAGATCGTCGAACTCGCCGTTGGCACGGCGCACGTAGATCAGCGTCAGCACCCAGAAGAACACGAACTGGAACAGGCCGGCGAGCACCCCGAAGGTCAGGTTGCTGCCCGCGAACAGCCGGCGGCCGATGAGTTCGGGCGCGAAGGCGACGAGCAGCACGAAACCGTAGAAGATCACCAGCACGGTGATCGCGAGCAGGCTCGCGAAGCGGGTCCGCTTCGCCACCAGCTCCGCGAACCGCGGATTGCGCCTGATGTGCGCATACATCGAACTAGACATTTTTCCCCCTCCTCAAGAACAAGAAAACAACGGGCACACCTGGTTGCCGCCTCACCCTCTTCCTGCCGACCGGCTGTCTGGCGCAGCGTATCGACGGGCGGATGATATATCATCTACAAGATTCCATACCAGTGCGTATGGAAAAGTAAACACTTGTCGCAATGGGAGAATTTTTCAACTTCCTGCTCTCCCGGCACATTCCATCCAACTCGGAGGCGCCAGCAAGGCATGGACACACGGATCGGATTCGACGTCGCAAACGGCATCGCCACCATCACCCTGGCCAATCCGGCCAAGCTCAATGCCGTCACCGCGGCCATGTGGCGGGGCCTGCGCGCGGCCATGGACCGCATCGCCGCCGACGACGGCGTGCGCTGCGCGATCCTGCGCGGCGCCGGCGAGGACGCCTTCGCCGCGGGCGGCGACATCGAAGAGTTCCTGACCGTGCGCGCGACGGTGGACGACGCCCTGCACTACCACGACGACCTGGTGGCCAATGCGCTGGAGGCCGTCCGCGGCTGCGCGGTGCCGACCATCGCCGCGATCCGCGGCGCCTGCATCGGCGGCGGGCTGGAGATCGCCGGCTGCTGCGACATCCGCATCGCCGGCGAATCCGCGCGCTTCGGCGCGCCCATCAACCGCCTCGGGTTCTCGATGTATCCGGGGGAAATGGCCGGCCTGCTCGCCCTGGCGGGGCCGGCGGTGGTGCTGGAGATCCTCCTCGAAGGCCGCATCCTCGACGCGCGCGAGGCGCTGCAGAAGGGCCTGCTGAGCCGGGTGGTGGACGACGGCAAGGTGTTCGGCGAAGCCGCCGCCTGCGCGGCGCGCATCTGCGCCGGCGCGCCGCTGGTGGCGCGCTGGCACAAGCAGTGGGTGAAGCGGCTGATGAACGGCGTGCCGCTGAGCGAAGAGGAGAAACGCGCCGCCTTCGACTTCCTCGCGACCGACGATTACCGCGAGGGCATCGACGCCTTCCTCGCCAAGCGCACGCCGCGTTTCCACGGCCGCTGAAGCGGCGTGCCGCGGCCTTCGGGCCGGACGCCCTTTCCGCGCGGCCCGCGGCCGGGGCCCCGGCGTCCCTTCCGGATCCGGCGGGCCGCCGCAGGCGCAACTCGCAGGGCGAGGCTCCTAATGCTACAATGTTGCAAAACGAGCCCGCCATTGGAGAACGCCGTGGCCAGACCCCAATCCGAGCAGCTTCCGCCTACCCTTCGCGACGACCCCGCTCCCCACGGCAGCGCCCGCGAGCGCATTGCCGCGCTGGGCGGTCGCGTCACGCGCACGCGGCTGGTCGCCCTGGAACTGCTGCAGCAAAGC
This DNA window, taken from Thauera sp. K11, encodes the following:
- a CDS encoding acyl-CoA carboxylase subunit beta, with the protein product MHEIIRRLDEKRAQARLGGGQKRIDTQHVKGKLTARERIELFLDDDSFEEWDMFKEHRCTDFGMEAEHVPGDGVVTGYGTVNGRLVFVFSQDFTVFGGSLSETHAEKICKVMDHAMKVGAPVIGLNDSGGARIQEGVDSLGGYADVFQRNVLASGVVPQISLIMGPCAGGAVYSPAMTDFIFMVKDSSYMFVTGPEVVKTVTHEEVTAEELGGAITHNTKSGVADLAFENDVEALMMTRRLVGFLPSNNREKPPVMPSYDPADRLEMSLDTLVPDNPNQPYDMKELIVKMVDDGDFFELQPDYARNIIIGFARMEGSPVGIVANQPLVLAGCLDIKSSIKAARFVRFCDAFNIPVVTLVDVPGFMPGTAQEYGGIIKHGAKLLYAYAECTVPKVTIITRKAYGGAYDVMSSKHLRGDVNFAWPSAEIAVMGPKGAVEIIFREEKNDPEKLARREAEYKERFANPFVAAHRGFIDDVIMPNNTRKRVCRSLAMLRDKKLENPWRKHGNIPL
- the meaB gene encoding methylmalonyl Co-A mutase-associated GTPase MeaB → MTMNMPENPLAHAAPLTDADRALVDGVLARRLRPLAKTITLIESQREDHKARARQVLEALLPHTGGAMRVGISGVPGVGKSTFIEALGLYLIGQGMRVAVLAVDPSSSLTGGSILGDKTRMELLSQNPAAFIRPSPSAGSLGGVAEKTRETMLVCEAAGFDVIIVETVGVGQSETAVAGMTDIFCLLQLPNAGDDLQAIKKGIMELADLIVVNKADIDPMAATRAQAQMKTALHMLRPASPNWTVPVLTLSALQKQGIADFWKEVAGYRAALVKSGEFDAKRRHQALAWMWDLIDAGLRSRFRGHPRVKDELPSLARAVEAGATTPAAAAQRLLGHLG
- the scpA gene encoding methylmalonyl-CoA mutase, whose product is MSNANEPVYPQPDLEAWKKAAARQAPGGDLDKLNWTTPEGLTVKPLYTAADLEGLKHADTLPGFEPFLRGPQPTMYAVKPWTIRQYAGFSTAEESNAFYRKALAAGGQGVSVAFDLATHRGYDSDNPRVLGDVGKAGVAIDSVEDMKILFDGIPLDRISVSMTMNGAVLPILAGYIVAAEEQGVKQEQLSGTIQNDILKEFMVRNTYIYPPTPSMKIIADIFQYTSANMPKFNSISISGYHIQEAGANQAIELAFTLADGLEYVRTGIASGMDVDTFAGRLSFFWAVGMNFYLEIAKMRAGRLLWWRIMKQFDPKSAKSMMLRTHSQTSGWSLTEQDPYNNVVRTTIEAMAAVFGGTQSLHTNALDEAIALPTEFSARVARNTQIIIQEETHICSVVDPWAGSYLMEKLTQDMADKAWALIEEIEAMGGMTRAVESGWAKMKVEECAAEKQARIDSGKDVIVGVNKYRLAKEDPIDILDIDNHVVREAQIERLARIRATRDQADVDAALAALTACARGGEGNLLDLAIRAVRLRATVGEISDALEIVFGRYRANPQAVSGVYGGVVDEDADWNALKAEIEAFVAEEGRRPRIMIAKLGQDGHDRGAKVVASAFADLGFDIDIGPLFQTPEEAARHAVENDVHAVGCSSLAAGHKTLVPAIIKSLKEQGADDIIVFVGGVIPAQDYDALYAAGAKGIFGPGTPIPKSAREVLRQIRAARAA
- a CDS encoding GntR family transcriptional regulator, coding for MSASRIAPLALYQEVAERLRERIFSHELQPGTWVDEQALAEQYGISRTPLREALKVLAAEGLVTLKPRRGCYVTEISDRDLDEIFTVMAMLEGECARACAGRAGESDLSRLKSIHTDLERAAGKQDIDRFFEANQAFHQAIQQIADNRWLLQVIEDLRKVIKLSRHHSLFSEGRLEQALAEHRAILDALLERDTGAAEARMREHIRSGRTALERIARAKSKVA
- a CDS encoding polyamine export protein PaeA, whose protein sequence is MLLNQLFAIALLIAVSAFFSLAEISLAASRKIKLRQLADEGREPAARVLALQQNPGHFFTVVQIALNAIAILGGIVGEQALSPQVADLLRPLYDGVHLDTIGFLIAFGFVTSLFVLFADVMPKRIAMVRPEAVAMAVVQPIQLCMWLFAPLVWMFDGIADRLLRFFKLPSARPEDITAGDIVAMADAGAQAGVLLRQEQQLISNVFELDTRIVPSAMTARDSIVFLTLAESEESIRNKIAASPHGKFPVCKDAIDNVIGYVDWKDILPRILDGQPLSLRNAPIVRNVLVLPDSLSLFEALERFRDAKEDFALVVNEYALVVGLLTLQDVMSTVMGELVSPFQEDMIVRRDDNSWLIDGATPIEDVMAALDIAQFEGFDNYETIAGFLMYTLRKVPRRTDSVNYGGYTFEVVDIDNYRIDQVLVTRDGSGEG